A genomic segment from Phragmites australis chromosome 6, lpPhrAust1.1, whole genome shotgun sequence encodes:
- the LOC133923184 gene encoding RING-H2 finger protein ATL39-like yields MPNLLSARSRARSNGGGGGGNDDGGIGNRACYGIAASAMSLLLFCALAASVSVWIAFAFGGLALVAFAVASCLGPASWRVGPSDGVIAERDAAAAGSVGAARAPRRFGLPEAAINALPTFAYELKGAKGDLESGAGSEACSVCLEDMLAGEMVRQLPTCKHLFHVECIDMWLHSHRTCPVCRCNLSAPRRKVPGKAAPAPAPAAEAEPPADDASPQV; encoded by the coding sequence ATGCCGAACTTGCTCTCGGCGAGGTCCCGCGCTCGCAGcaacggaggcggcggcggcggcaacgacGACGGTGGGATCGGGAACCGCGCGTGCTACGGCATCGCAGCCTCCGCAATGTCGCTGCTCCTGTTCTGCGCCCTCGCCGCCTCCGTCAGCGTCTGGATAGCGTTCGCGTTCGGCGGACTTGCCCTGGTCGCCTTCGCCGTCGCCAGCTGCCTCGGCCCGGCCAGCTGGCGCGTCGGGCCGAGCGACGGCGTGATCGCGGAGCGTGACGCAGCCGCCGCTGGATCAGTGGGAGCGGCAAGGGCGCCGCGCCGGTTCGGGCTGCCGGAGGCTGCGATCAACGCGCTGCCGACGTTCGCTTACGAGCTCAAAGGTGCCAAGGGCGACCTCGAGTCCGGGGCGGGCAGTGAGGCGTGCTCGGTGTGCCTGGAGGACATGCTGGCCGGCGAGATGGTGCGGCAGCTACCGACGTGCAAGCACCTGTTCCACGTCGAGTGCATCGACATGTGGCTGCACTCGCACCGGACGTGCCCAGTGTGCCGGTGCAACCTCTCGGCGCCGCGGCGGAAAGTTCCTGGCAAAGCTGCTCCAGCTCCGGCCCCGGCAGCAGAGGCGGAACCGCCGGCTGACGATGCCTCGCCACAAGTGTAG
- the LOC133920621 gene encoding probable E3 ubiquitin-protein ligase ATL45 encodes MLSPARCAYFLPRPPRSHGKADLVICEPGDSGRILMSSDSTIRLTVVSSVAAADDDVECRACYGVVVACVSLLLFCVLAATTDVVKACAVTGFTVVFFGLIGWFIPAAAAPRSGGATGARRPDDAVGATALRRAGCACVFKGAAAIDVPPAFAYDDPESSSKSGGSTLCAVCLEDVQRGETVRRLPACEHLFHKECVDMWLHSHTTCPLCRCELLPRRHAAKTATVAAAAAQSSADALPPV; translated from the coding sequence ATGCTCAGTCCCGCGCGCTGTGCCTATTTCTTGCCGCGCCCACCGCGCAGCCATGGCAAGGCAGACCTTGTCATCTGCGAGCCAGGAGACAGCGGCCGGATACTCATGAGCAGTGACAGCACGATTAGGCTTACGGTGGTGAGTtcggtcgccgccgccgacgatgACGTCGAGTGCCGCGCCTGCTACGGCGTCGTCGTGGCCTGTGTGTCGCTGCTTCTGTTCTGTGTCCTCGCGGCCACCACTGACGTCGTGAAGGCCTGCGCCGTCACGGGCTTCACCGTGGTGTTCTTTGGTTTAATCGGCTGGTTCATCCCGGCGGCTGCCGCGCCTAGGAGTGGAGGCGCCACGGGCGCGCGGCGACCTGATGACGCCGTGGGTGCAACGGCGCTTAGGCGGGCCGGATGCGCGTGCGTGTTCAAGGGCGCGGCGGCGATTGACGTGCCGCCAGCGTTCGCGTACGACGACCCCGAGAGTAGCAGCAAATCCGGGGGCAGCACGCTGTGCGCGGTGTGCCTGGAGGACGTGCAGCGCGGCGAGACGGTTCGGCGGCTGCCGGCGTGCGAGCACCTGTTCCACAAGGAGTGCGTCGACATGTGGCTGCACTCGCACACGACGTGCCCGCTGTGCCGGTGCGAGCTCTTGCCGCGGAGACATGCTGCCAAAACCGCGACAGTGGCCGCAGCGGCGGCGCAGTCGTCGGCTGATGCGTTACCGCCGGTTTAG
- the LOC133920623 gene encoding RING-H2 finger protein ATL72-like, producing the protein MLNPHRRPPPPSPRVDDGYLACYGIVVACVSLLLLTILAATVNIVKACALAGAVAVVFGAFGCVARWCADDGAAPALSTTVTPAARASATCGMVDAAINALPAFAYARPGTVGSEGGSSSKPSRHRLCAVCLEEIESGEMVRQLPACRHLFHVECIDMWLHSHSTCPLCRCDVSPQQVDVKPTAAAAPDDTLPPV; encoded by the coding sequence ATGCTCAATCCGCACCgacgaccgccgccgccgagccccCGCGTCGATGACGGCTACCTCGCCTGCTACGGCATCGTCGTCGCCTGCGTGtcgctgctcctgctcaccatCCTCGCCGCCACGGTCAACATAGTAAAGGCGTGCGCTCTCGCCGGCGCGGTCGCGGTGGTGTTCGGTGCCTTCGGCTGCGTCGCCCGGTGGTGCGCGGATGATGGAGCGGCGCCAGCGCTGTCAACGACCGTGACACCGGCGGCGCGCGCCAGCGCGACTTGCGGGATGGTGGACGCGGCGATCAACGCGCTGCCGGCGTTCGCGTACGCGCGCCCTGGCACGGTCGGCTCGGagggcggcagcagcagcaagcccAGTAGGCACCGGCTGTGCGCCGTGTGCCTGGAGGAAATCGAGTCCGGCGAGATGGTGCGGCAACTGCCGGCGTGCAGGCACCTGTTCCATGTGGAGTGCATCGACATGTGGTTGCACTCGCACTCGACTTGCCCCCTGTGCCGGTGCGACGTCTCGCCGCAGCAAGTCGATGTGAAGCCCACAGCGGCGGCAGCGCCAGATGATACGTTGCCGCCAGTGTGA